A part of Chloroflexota bacterium genomic DNA contains:
- the ccmA gene encoding heme ABC exporter ATP-binding protein CcmA, which yields MTIAQDAQKPAAIAVQGLSKRYNLQPVLKDLSLEIADESLCVLVGANGAGKTTLLRIITSLVRPDAGDVTLWGAALKGNPALRRQIGYLGHQSLFYSDLNAIENLSHYARLYQLDDMRQRVTEAIESVDLAKHQHKPIRTYSRGMLQRLAIARALLHEPSILLLDEPYTGLDKDAAQALDERLRSLRQPGRALLVAAHHPQRLLPFASHVAWLRDGRITHHQPVHRLNETPDLHQYLQEAE from the coding sequence ATGACAATTGCCCAAGATGCCCAAAAACCGGCTGCCATTGCCGTGCAGGGCCTTTCCAAACGCTATAACCTGCAGCCCGTCCTGAAAGATCTCTCATTGGAGATCGCGGATGAGAGCTTGTGTGTATTGGTCGGCGCAAACGGCGCTGGAAAGACCACCTTGCTGCGGATCATCACCTCACTGGTCCGGCCGGATGCGGGAGATGTCACCCTGTGGGGTGCGGCGCTGAAAGGCAACCCTGCCCTGCGCCGCCAAATCGGCTATCTGGGGCACCAGTCCCTTTTTTACAGCGACCTGAATGCCATTGAGAACCTCAGCCATTATGCCCGGCTCTACCAATTAGATGACATGCGGCAGCGAGTAACCGAGGCCATCGAATCAGTAGACCTCGCCAAACACCAGCATAAACCTATTCGCACCTATTCCCGCGGGATGCTCCAGCGGCTTGCGATCGCGCGGGCCCTGCTGCATGAACCATCCATCCTCCTGTTGGACGAACCCTATACCGGATTGGATAAGGACGCCGCTCAGGCTTTGGATGAACGGCTGCGCTCCCTGCGCCAACCTGGGCGGGCACTGTTGGTCGCCGCCCACCACCCCCAGCGCCTGCTGCCCTTTGCCAGCCATGTCGCCTGGCTGAGGGACGGCCGGATCACCCACCACCAACCTGTGCACCGGTTAAACGAAACCCCTGACCTCCACCAATACCTGCAGGAGGCCGAATGA
- a CDS encoding heme exporter protein CcmB, producing MTGFSNYLHTLWQVFRKDLQVEWRGRQGLPVMLVFALLVVFLFNFALQLTPSLQSGLASGLLWVSLAFASTLGLNRSVSLERENQALDGLLMTPTDRSAIFFGKTLSNLTFTTVVALVLLPVFSLFYQQNMLNPRLLLVVLLGLGAYTSLGTLLAALSIQTRTRDVLLPVLLYPLALPVLIAAVEATRGILAGQSFAELQSWILLLIACNILFLAAGLLLFDTILEE from the coding sequence ATGACAGGCTTTTCCAACTACCTGCATACCCTCTGGCAGGTCTTCCGCAAGGACCTGCAGGTGGAATGGCGCGGTCGGCAAGGGCTGCCGGTGATGCTGGTCTTTGCCCTGCTGGTGGTGTTCCTGTTCAACTTTGCCCTGCAGCTCACCCCCAGCCTGCAATCCGGCCTGGCATCCGGGCTACTCTGGGTGTCCCTGGCTTTCGCCTCCACCCTGGGGCTGAACCGCAGCGTGAGCCTGGAGCGGGAGAACCAGGCTCTGGACGGCCTGCTGATGACGCCCACGGATCGGTCAGCGATCTTCTTCGGCAAGACCCTCAGCAACCTGACCTTTACCACCGTGGTGGCCCTGGTGCTGCTGCCGGTGTTCAGCCTTTTTTATCAGCAAAATATGCTCAATCCCCGCCTGCTGTTGGTCGTCCTACTGGGGCTGGGAGCCTACACTTCCCTTGGCACCCTATTGGCCGCCCTCAGCATCCAGACCCGCACCCGTGATGTCCTGCTGCCCGTGCTGCTCTACCCACTGGCGCTGCCGGTCTTGATCGCTGCCGTGGAAGCCACCCGGGGGATCCTGGCTGGGCAGTCATTCGCAGAGTTACAGTCCTGGATCCTGCTGCTGATCGCCTGCAATATCCTCTTCCTGGCCGCGGGGCTATTGCTTTTCGATACCATTCTGGAGGAATAA
- the ccsA gene encoding cytochrome c biogenesis protein CcsA, with product MLILFFTPEEAQMGAVQKVFYFHVAAAWAGMLSFVVAAVGGVLYLIKREMRWDWLSLASVEVGIVFGLVAILSGMIWAHPIWNTWWVWEPRLTTTAIMELIYLAYFILRSALTTPEAKARLGAVFAIVSVITVPLTFFSIRLYRTIHPVVFTSETNTAFTMSPRMWTAFIASLVAFTVLLAALLWNRTRLAALQAQNAQEGN from the coding sequence ATGCTGATCCTGTTCTTCACCCCTGAAGAAGCCCAGATGGGCGCGGTACAAAAGGTCTTCTACTTCCATGTGGCCGCTGCCTGGGCCGGGATGCTCAGTTTCGTGGTTGCCGCCGTGGGAGGTGTACTCTATCTGATCAAGCGCGAGATGCGTTGGGACTGGCTGTCGTTGGCTTCGGTTGAAGTCGGCATTGTCTTTGGCCTGGTCGCCATTCTGAGCGGCATGATCTGGGCACACCCCATCTGGAACACCTGGTGGGTTTGGGAGCCGCGGCTGACCACCACCGCCATCATGGAACTGATCTACCTGGCCTATTTCATCCTGCGCAGTGCGCTCACCACCCCCGAAGCCAAAGCCCGTCTCGGCGCGGTCTTTGCCATCGTCAGCGTGATCACCGTGCCGCTGACCTTTTTCTCAATCCGGCTCTATCGTACGATTCACCCCGTCGTTTTTACCTCGGAGACCAACACAGCTTTTACTATGAGCCCCCGGATGTGGACAGCTTTCATCGCCAGCCTGGTCGCCTTCACCGTCCTGCTGGCCGCACTGCTCTGGAACCGAACCCGGCTGGCTGCATTGCAGGCCCAAAATGCACAGGAGGGTAACTAA
- the dnaK gene encoding molecular chaperone DnaK, translating to MAKIIGIDLGTTNSVVSVVEGGTANVISTAEGSRLLPSVVAFNKNGERLVGIPAKRQAVVNSENTVSSIKRFMGRRYDEVKSEREMVPYDVVAGPAGDARVHIPIVDKTYTPQEISAMILEKLKKDAEAYLGEPVTKAVITVPAYFNDSQRQATKDAGKIAGLEVMRIINEPTASALAYGLDKKESEVILVFDLGGGTFDVSLLEVGDGVIEVRATNGDTHLGGDDWDEVIVNWAADEFKKEQGIDLRKDRQALQRLREAAEKAKIELSSVMESEINLPYVTADASGPKHMLLKLNRAKFEQMTSHLVERARKPFNAAIKDADMSIDQIDEVVMVGGATRMPMIQNLVRDLTGGKEPNKGVNPDEVVSVGAAIQGGVLAGDVKDVLLLDVTPLSLGVETLGGVMTPLIERNTTIPVKKTETFSTAEDSQTSVDVHVLQGERPMAADNMSLGRFRLEGIPPAPRGIPQIDVTFDIDANGIIHVTAKDKASGKEQSVTITASTNLDKSDVERMVEEASKNRTADEARKELVDLRNQADTAAYQAEKLVKDIGDKIPADQRSQVESKVKDLREAIQGDDKARIKSLMDALQADLQAIGQAAYAQQDAAGPQAGGAQAPAGEPSGSDEDVVEGEFHEA from the coding sequence ATGGCAAAGATAATTGGAATTGACCTTGGAACAACCAACAGCGTTGTTTCCGTTGTGGAAGGTGGCACAGCTAACGTTATCTCGACCGCTGAAGGTTCCCGCCTACTCCCCTCCGTTGTTGCATTTAACAAGAACGGCGAACGGCTGGTGGGTATCCCCGCCAAACGACAGGCTGTTGTGAACTCTGAAAACACTGTTTCGTCCATCAAGCGGTTTATGGGCCGCCGATACGACGAAGTTAAGTCCGAACGTGAAATGGTCCCCTATGATGTCGTGGCTGGTCCTGCTGGCGATGCCCGGGTGCATATCCCGATCGTCGACAAGACCTATACGCCCCAGGAGATCTCCGCAATGATCCTTGAGAAACTCAAGAAAGATGCGGAGGCTTATCTCGGTGAACCGGTGACCAAAGCCGTCATCACCGTCCCTGCCTACTTTAATGACAGCCAACGTCAGGCAACCAAGGATGCCGGCAAGATCGCCGGCCTGGAAGTGATGCGGATCATCAACGAGCCGACGGCCTCAGCCTTGGCTTACGGGCTCGATAAGAAAGAATCGGAAGTCATCCTGGTCTTTGACCTGGGCGGCGGCACATTCGATGTCAGCCTCTTGGAGGTTGGCGACGGTGTGATCGAAGTCCGGGCCACCAACGGCGACACCCACCTGGGCGGCGACGATTGGGACGAAGTGATCGTCAACTGGGCAGCCGATGAATTCAAGAAAGAACAGGGCATTGATCTGCGCAAGGATCGCCAAGCGCTCCAGCGTCTGCGTGAGGCTGCAGAAAAGGCCAAGATCGAACTCAGCTCCGTGATGGAGAGCGAGATCAACCTGCCCTATGTCACAGCCGATGCCAGCGGTCCGAAACACATGCTGCTGAAGCTGAACCGGGCGAAATTTGAACAAATGACCAGTCATCTGGTGGAACGGGCCCGCAAGCCCTTCAATGCAGCCATCAAAGACGCGGATATGTCCATTGACCAGATTGACGAAGTGGTTATGGTGGGCGGCGCAACTCGGATGCCCATGATCCAAAACCTGGTCCGTGACCTGACCGGCGGCAAGGAACCCAATAAGGGTGTGAACCCTGATGAGGTGGTTTCCGTTGGTGCAGCCATTCAGGGCGGCGTCCTGGCCGGTGACGTCAAAGACGTCCTCCTGCTGGATGTGACCCCGCTTTCGCTGGGTGTTGAGACCCTGGGCGGTGTGATGACCCCCTTGATCGAACGCAATACGACAATCCCGGTCAAAAAGACCGAGACCTTCTCGACGGCTGAAGACAGCCAGACCTCCGTGGACGTCCATGTGCTGCAGGGCGAACGCCCGATGGCAGCGGACAACATGAGCCTGGGCCGCTTCCGGCTGGAAGGTATCCCGCCTGCGCCCCGCGGCATCCCACAGATTGATGTGACCTTCGATATCGACGCGAACGGCATCATCCATGTGACCGCCAAAGACAAGGCCAGCGGCAAGGAACAGAGCGTGACCATCACAGCCTCTACCAACCTGGACAAATCCGATGTAGAGCGGATGGTTGAAGAAGCCAGCAAGAACCGCACCGCAGACGAAGCCCGCAAGGAATTGGTGGACCTGCGTAACCAGGCCGACACCGCAGCTTACCAGGCTGAGAAACTGGTCAAGGACATTGGTGATAAGATCCCTGCCGATCAGCGCAGCCAGGTGGAAAGCAAGGTGAAAGACCTGCGTGAGGCGATCCAGGGTGACGATAAGGCCCGGATCAAGAGCCTGATGGACGCACTGCAAGCAGACCTCCAGGCTATCGGTCAGGCAGCCTATGCCCAGCAAGACGCTGCAGGCCCGCAGGCCGGTGGCGCACAAGCCCCGGCCGGTGAACCCTCCGGCAGCGACGAAGACGTCGTCGAAGGCGAGTTCCACGAGGCATAA
- a CDS encoding AAA family ATPase: MNFIDGIAISNYRSFGAEPKNIGPFSKINIFIGKNNSGKSNILRFINQYIPKLNNFFKKKPRFTRNPTEIHNDLYPNDFIWGVASDFSKNENLIQYEKALKSRGIHKAYINDIIKFVELFRKNYYGLLWTYREGLNFTSPLIHQENLKNLVTRNNINITSIVRALNLNENRTIDERIGDILKTIVISNTKFPKSTLISDFRRIKRGEKVSEENLPGSPDFSEFDGSNLILQLAALEQSQENEYEQNMELFNSIERFVRTVTHSPNAKITIPYTHDKILVDLEGDHHIRPIESLGTGIHEVIILAAACTILQKQIVCIEEPELHLHPLLQKDFINYITDFTNNQYFISTHSAHLLNAPGISIFHITLKNGETKVSNAYKISEKFSICKDLGYQPSDLFQTNSIIWVEGPSDRIYLNYWISSFDPDLIEGLHYSIMFYGGKLLSHLTPSNDESIDNFISLSKLNQQLMIIMDSDISPSRKVINATKKRIKDEFVEFSDLAWITKGREIENYLNPDLLFEAVKVCHPRKGVTKLDGSGQFECVTKFVKNNNELETYDKLRVALKYIEIEEQPDFSVLDLEKKIKTVTNFIRESNQLPLID; this comes from the coding sequence ATGAATTTCATTGATGGAATTGCTATTTCAAATTATCGAAGCTTTGGTGCTGAGCCGAAAAATATTGGCCCTTTCTCGAAAATAAACATTTTTATTGGGAAAAATAACTCAGGAAAATCGAACATACTTCGGTTCATAAATCAATATATTCCAAAACTCAATAATTTCTTCAAAAAAAAACCGCGTTTTACTCGAAATCCAACTGAAATTCATAACGACCTATATCCTAATGACTTTATCTGGGGAGTTGCTTCAGATTTTAGTAAAAACGAGAATCTAATTCAATATGAAAAAGCGTTGAAATCAAGAGGTATACATAAAGCGTATATCAACGACATAATTAAATTTGTTGAACTTTTTAGAAAAAATTATTATGGTCTTCTCTGGACATATAGAGAAGGTTTAAACTTTACTTCACCACTAATCCATCAAGAAAACCTAAAAAATCTGGTTACGAGAAATAATATCAATATAACATCTATCGTTAGAGCGTTAAACCTCAATGAGAACAGAACAATTGACGAGAGAATTGGCGATATTTTAAAAACAATAGTTATATCTAATACTAAATTTCCAAAATCTACTTTAATTTCTGATTTTCGCAGGATCAAAAGAGGAGAAAAAGTCTCAGAAGAAAACTTACCTGGTTCTCCTGACTTTTCTGAGTTTGATGGATCAAATTTAATTCTACAACTTGCCGCTTTAGAACAATCCCAAGAAAATGAATACGAACAAAATATGGAACTGTTTAATTCAATTGAAAGATTTGTTAGAACAGTGACCCATTCTCCAAATGCAAAAATAACAATTCCTTACACACACGATAAGATTCTGGTTGATTTAGAGGGAGATCATCATATTCGCCCAATTGAAAGTTTAGGAACCGGTATCCATGAAGTCATAATACTTGCCGCTGCATGTACAATTTTACAGAAACAGATTGTCTGCATTGAAGAACCAGAGCTTCATCTACATCCCCTCCTACAAAAAGACTTCATAAACTACATTACTGACTTCACAAATAATCAATATTTTATATCCACCCATTCAGCACATCTTCTAAACGCACCAGGAATCTCAATCTTTCATATCACATTAAAAAATGGAGAAACAAAAGTATCAAATGCATATAAAATTTCTGAGAAATTTTCCATATGCAAAGATCTTGGGTATCAACCTTCTGATTTATTTCAGACAAATTCTATTATTTGGGTTGAAGGGCCATCAGACAGGATCTATTTAAATTATTGGATTAGCTCCTTTGATCCAGATTTAATTGAAGGTTTGCATTATTCAATTATGTTCTATGGTGGGAAATTATTAAGTCACCTGACACCCTCAAATGATGAAAGTATTGATAACTTTATTTCGTTAAGTAAACTAAACCAACAATTAATGATAATTATGGATAGTGATATATCCCCATCAAGAAAAGTTATTAATGCTACAAAAAAACGGATAAAAGACGAATTTGTTGAATTTTCTGATCTGGCATGGATTACAAAAGGGCGAGAAATTGAGAATTATTTAAATCCCGACTTATTGTTTGAAGCTGTCAAAGTATGCCATCCGAGAAAAGGCGTCACTAAGTTAGACGGTTCAGGCCAATTTGAGTGTGTTACAAAATTCGTGAAAAACAATAATGAACTAGAGACATACGACAAGCTTCGGGTGGCTTTGAAATACATAGAGATTGAAGAACAGCCAGATTTTAGTGTTCTAGATTTAGAAAAGAAAATAAAAACAGTAACAAATTTTATCCGTGAATCTAACCAACTTCCATTAATCGATTAA
- the holB gene encoding DNA polymerase III subunit delta', with the protein MTWHIHGHDWAVKLLRAHAGGDKLRHAYMLVGPQGVGRRSLALRFAQALNCTATDTPGEPCGECRECRQIWAMAHPDMSLLEPEEGHKDIRIDQVRALQHTLALSPYTAKYRIALLPNFQRATEEASNALLKTLEEPPDKVVLLLTADTLENLLPTIVSRCEVIRLRPDSIADAEAYLQSERSLDAEMAHLLAHLSGGRIGAAIQLAEEPESLTKRQETLETLLEMLSATRVDRFRLAEDLSKPYDKAREKAGAAIPIWLSFWRDVFVDASGADLPLVNVDFKDQVDQVAAALDLASARALVLRHEEALAQLDAYGNVRLVLEDLMLHWPRL; encoded by the coding sequence ATGACTTGGCACATCCACGGACACGACTGGGCAGTGAAGCTCCTGCGCGCCCACGCGGGGGGCGACAAGCTGCGCCACGCCTACATGCTGGTCGGCCCGCAAGGCGTGGGCCGGCGCAGCCTAGCACTGCGCTTTGCCCAGGCACTCAACTGCACCGCCACTGATACCCCCGGCGAACCCTGCGGCGAATGCCGGGAATGTCGCCAGATCTGGGCGATGGCCCACCCCGATATGAGCCTGCTGGAGCCCGAAGAGGGTCATAAGGATATCCGCATCGACCAGGTGCGCGCCTTGCAGCACACCCTGGCGCTCTCCCCCTACACTGCCAAATACCGGATTGCGCTGTTACCTAATTTCCAGCGTGCCACCGAAGAAGCCTCCAACGCCCTGCTCAAGACGCTGGAAGAACCGCCCGACAAGGTCGTCCTGCTGCTGACTGCCGATACACTGGAAAACCTGCTGCCGACGATCGTCTCGCGCTGCGAGGTGATCCGATTGCGTCCGGATTCCATCGCCGATGCGGAAGCCTATCTCCAATCCGAAAGATCGCTCGATGCTGAGATGGCTCATTTGCTGGCGCACCTCTCCGGTGGGCGGATCGGTGCCGCTATCCAACTGGCAGAGGAACCCGAGAGTCTCACTAAACGCCAGGAGACCCTCGAAACCCTGCTCGAGATGCTCTCAGCCACCCGTGTGGACCGCTTCCGGTTGGCCGAGGATCTCTCCAAGCCCTATGATAAGGCCCGTGAGAAAGCGGGGGCGGCGATCCCCATCTGGCTTTCGTTCTGGCGGGATGTCTTCGTGGATGCCTCCGGGGCAGACCTGCCGCTGGTCAATGTGGATTTCAAGGATCAGGTAGATCAGGTCGCGGCCGCTCTTGATCTGGCAAGTGCGCGAGCCCTCGTGCTAAGGCATGAAGAGGCCCTGGCCCAGTTGGATGCTTATGGCAATGTACGTTTGGTGCTGGAAGACCTGATGCTGCACTGGCCGAGGTTATAA
- a CDS encoding LysM peptidoglycan-binding domain-containing protein: MKKHILLLTMALLVLIGALFLARPQLVDAGALAQSVYSTPTPNAEGQIIYTVQEGDSCTRIFLLTNVSIDTIITLNGLDEDCSIVPDQQLLLATVAPATATPEGPTPTPTLSPPTPTPFNGSAMVCVVLYEDLDGNQKRSEDEYYMAGGVANLNNREGTFSQTVETFYGFPDNYAVEDLPCFSDVPEGEYNLSMGIPNGYNATTSLNYPLTVTAGDTVIVDFGAQPGSAAATNEDPGASTNRSPLLLAIGFLMLAGGAALAFFFIRSRQNG; this comes from the coding sequence ATGAAAAAACATATACTTCTTTTGACAATGGCTCTGTTGGTCCTGATCGGTGCACTGTTCCTTGCACGGCCACAGCTGGTGGATGCCGGCGCGCTCGCTCAGTCGGTTTACTCCACGCCCACACCCAATGCGGAAGGTCAGATCATCTACACTGTTCAGGAAGGTGATAGTTGTACGCGCATTTTCCTGCTCACCAATGTGTCGATTGATACGATCATCACACTCAATGGTCTGGACGAAGATTGCAGCATCGTCCCCGACCAACAGCTGCTGCTGGCCACCGTTGCCCCGGCCACAGCCACACCCGAAGGGCCCACACCCACGCCTACGCTGAGCCCGCCAACGCCAACGCCCTTCAACGGCAGCGCAATGGTCTGCGTGGTACTCTATGAAGACCTCGATGGCAACCAAAAACGCTCCGAGGATGAGTATTATATGGCCGGCGGTGTTGCCAACCTCAATAACCGTGAGGGTACTTTCTCACAGACGGTTGAAACCTTCTATGGCTTTCCTGATAACTATGCAGTAGAAGATCTGCCATGTTTCTCTGACGTGCCTGAAGGGGAGTATAACCTGAGCATGGGGATCCCAAATGGCTACAACGCCACAACCAGCCTCAACTACCCCTTGACCGTCACCGCTGGCGACACCGTCATCGTTGATTTCGGCGCTCAGCCGGGGTCAGCTGCGGCCACCAATGAGGACCCGGGGGCCAGCACAAACCGTTCACCGCTTCTGCTGGCGATCGGTTTCCTGATGCTGGCTGGCGGCGCTGCTTTGGCGTTCTTCTTCATCCGCTCCCGTCAGAACGGCTGA
- a CDS encoding sulfite oxidase-like oxidoreductase translates to MNPRVPPGQHLTERFPVLHYGSPPVFNPSTWDFSVWGEVEQPVTWTWDEVMALPRVRLTMDLHCVTTWSKLDMLWEGISLRHLVEEGFIQPKPSARYVMQYADGGYTTNLPLEVMLQDNFLLATHVDGQPLTPEHGYPLRGVVGAIPERDDLKDVYLWKGAKWLRGLEFLSADQLGFWEANGYSNEADIWKEQRFSR, encoded by the coding sequence ATGAACCCTCGTGTACCCCCTGGCCAACATCTGACCGAACGTTTCCCGGTCCTGCATTATGGCAGTCCTCCGGTTTTCAATCCCAGCACCTGGGACTTCAGCGTCTGGGGCGAGGTTGAGCAGCCCGTGACCTGGACCTGGGATGAGGTGATGGCGCTCCCACGGGTCAGGCTGACTATGGACCTGCACTGTGTGACGACCTGGAGCAAGCTTGATATGCTCTGGGAAGGCATTTCCCTCCGGCATCTGGTGGAGGAAGGTTTTATACAGCCCAAACCGAGTGCCCGATATGTGATGCAGTATGCCGATGGCGGCTACACCACCAATCTACCCCTGGAGGTGATGCTGCAGGATAATTTTCTATTGGCAACCCACGTTGATGGCCAGCCCCTCACACCGGAGCATGGTTACCCTCTGCGGGGTGTGGTAGGCGCGATTCCAGAAAGAGACGATCTGAAAGATGTCTATCTCTGGAAGGGCGCCAAGTGGCTGCGCGGGCTTGAATTTCTAAGCGCGGATCAATTGGGCTTTTGGGAAGCCAATGGGTATAGCAATGAAGCTGATATTTGGAAGGAGCAGCGTTTTTCGCGTTGA
- a CDS encoding metal-dependent hydrolase yields MAFKLTWLGHAALAVETSGYHLLVDPYLSHNPAATVSADTVAADYILVTHGHGDHIGDSVSISQRTGAPVIANAEICGWLGKKGISTHAQHLGGGHTYPFGYLKLTLALHGSGLPDGSYGGNPAGLLLTTNAGEKIYMAGDTGLFGDMALIGEEGITLAVLPIGDNYTMGPADALRAVKLLHPQHVVPIHYNTFDLIQQDAAAWAEEVEAQTDTKVHLLRPGESFVCE; encoded by the coding sequence ATGGCCTTTAAATTGACCTGGCTGGGGCATGCGGCCCTGGCTGTGGAAACCAGTGGATATCACCTGCTGGTGGACCCTTATCTCTCTCATAACCCGGCGGCAACGGTCAGCGCGGATACCGTGGCAGCGGATTATATTCTCGTCACCCACGGGCACGGTGACCACATTGGTGATTCTGTGTCCATTTCCCAGCGCACAGGCGCACCAGTGATTGCTAACGCTGAGATCTGTGGTTGGTTGGGTAAAAAAGGCATCAGCACACACGCCCAGCATCTGGGTGGCGGGCATACCTATCCTTTTGGTTACCTTAAGCTGACCCTGGCCCTGCATGGTTCAGGTTTACCGGATGGCAGCTATGGCGGTAACCCGGCCGGATTGCTGCTGACAACCAATGCCGGTGAGAAGATTTATATGGCGGGTGATACGGGGCTCTTTGGCGATATGGCATTGATTGGCGAGGAAGGGATCACCCTCGCTGTACTCCCGATTGGTGATAACTACACCATGGGGCCGGCGGATGCACTGCGGGCGGTCAAACTGCTGCATCCCCAGCACGTAGTCCCGATCCACTACAACACCTTTGACCTGATCCAGCAGGATGCTGCGGCCTGGGCGGAGGAAGTTGAGGCACAAACGGATACCAAAGTTCACCTGCTTCGCCCTGGTGAGAGCTTTGTTTGTGAGTGA
- a CDS encoding aminotransferase class I/II-fold pyridoxal phosphate-dependent enzyme codes for MKQPPSSYEGLNTFLTHYTESDNPENSHLPPIYQNSVFTFNDTESGAAIAVGEAPGYYYTRLNNPNHQQLAQKLAALEAWDLIKQHPDANPEDLSGGLVFASGMAAVTAAILACVSTGETVLAQAALYDGTYLFLNNLAPRYGIQVIWVSDNTPEGWAKAFEEHPETRLAYIETPVNPTLRLTDIEAVTELAHAHGARVAVDNTFGTPFCQRPMLYGADIVIHSTTKYLSGHGQVLGGAVLTTDLDLLHGQLYQVYKLIGGTPSPIDTWMTNIGLKTFMLRMDRICQNAIRLAKTLEKHPAVNQVYYPGLTSHPDYELARRQMIYFGGMIAFDLKGGLEAGKHMMNNLKVATLAVSLGNVDTLIQHPASMTHCNTPREKRLAAGITDGLVRLSVGIEDAADLSRDLLNAIE; via the coding sequence TTGAAACAACCACCCAGCAGTTATGAAGGCCTGAACACCTTCCTGACCCACTACACGGAATCTGACAACCCGGAAAACTCGCACCTGCCCCCGATTTATCAGAATTCAGTGTTCACTTTCAATGACACCGAATCCGGGGCGGCGATTGCCGTCGGTGAAGCTCCTGGCTATTATTACACCCGGCTAAACAACCCCAACCACCAGCAGCTGGCCCAAAAACTGGCCGCCCTCGAAGCCTGGGATCTCATCAAACAGCATCCTGACGCCAACCCCGAAGACCTGTCAGGCGGTTTAGTCTTTGCCTCTGGGATGGCAGCGGTCACAGCGGCTATCCTGGCCTGCGTCTCCACTGGGGAGACCGTGCTGGCCCAGGCCGCGCTCTATGACGGTACTTATCTGTTTCTGAACAACCTGGCCCCTCGTTACGGCATCCAGGTCATCTGGGTGAGCGATAACACCCCGGAGGGCTGGGCAAAAGCCTTTGAAGAACATCCTGAAACCAGGCTGGCCTATATTGAAACTCCCGTCAACCCGACCCTGCGGCTGACGGACATCGAAGCGGTCACCGAGTTAGCCCATGCCCACGGGGCGCGGGTCGCGGTGGATAACACCTTCGGCACGCCCTTCTGCCAGCGGCCGATGCTCTATGGAGCAGACATCGTAATCCACTCCACCACCAAGTACCTCTCCGGTCACGGTCAGGTGCTGGGCGGTGCGGTGCTGACCACCGATTTGGACCTCCTGCACGGGCAGCTCTACCAGGTCTACAAATTGATCGGCGGCACCCCAAGCCCAATTGACACCTGGATGACCAATATCGGGCTCAAAACCTTCATGCTGCGGATGGACCGCATCTGCCAGAACGCCATCCGTTTGGCAAAGACGCTGGAGAAGCACCCCGCAGTTAACCAAGTCTATTACCCCGGCTTAACCAGTCACCCCGACTATGAACTGGCCCGCAGGCAAATGATCTACTTCGGTGGGATGATCGCCTTTGACCTCAAGGGCGGCCTGGAAGCGGGCAAACACATGATGAACAACCTCAAGGTCGCCACCCTGGCCGTCAGCCTGGGCAATGTGGACACCCTGATCCAGCACCCCGCCAGCATGACCCACTGCAACACCCCACGGGAAAAGCGCTTGGCCGCCGGGATCACCGATGGCCTGGTGCGCCTCTCAGTAGGAATTGAAGACGCCGCAGACCTGAGCCGTGACCTGCTGAACGCAATTGAGTAA